A genomic segment from Falsibacillus albus encodes:
- a CDS encoding CotS family spore coat protein, giving the protein MKNIIESWEVRETDSDFFVPEYIEQLADRVQEFYDFEVYGRTVVTTKPDKGGAIWKLETDKGPKSLKLLHRRPTRSLFSLGAQEYLVMEKKANVPPIIRTRNGNMSVCAGRKLWFVAEWIEPLSPVSKDLEGAKQLCAALGEFHRLSKGYVPPAGAERVSRLHKWPKFYEKMIYKMDWFRNIALAYDEMPASKTLLSVVDKFEKQAKESLDALLHSEYVNLVTKGNQHFGLVHQDYGWSNGQKGAHGMWIIDLDGVSFDLPIRDLRKLITGTMADLFTWDPEWVKEMILAYHNENPITPELFDILIIDLSLPNEFYKNIKEIVYEPEMFLNAETSALIHTIDDLEQSKWAVLEEIKKDWSELIK; this is encoded by the coding sequence ATGAAGAATATTATTGAATCTTGGGAAGTGAGGGAAACAGATTCAGATTTTTTCGTACCGGAATATATCGAACAACTCGCGGATAGGGTTCAGGAGTTTTATGATTTCGAGGTGTACGGCAGGACAGTCGTCACAACGAAGCCTGATAAAGGAGGGGCCATATGGAAGCTCGAAACGGATAAAGGTCCTAAAAGTTTAAAACTGCTGCATCGCAGGCCGACAAGAAGTTTGTTCAGTTTGGGAGCACAGGAATATTTAGTGATGGAAAAAAAAGCGAATGTACCGCCCATCATCAGAACAAGAAATGGAAATATGAGTGTATGTGCCGGAAGGAAATTATGGTTTGTCGCTGAATGGATCGAACCATTATCTCCTGTCTCAAAAGACCTCGAGGGGGCTAAACAGTTATGTGCAGCACTCGGTGAATTTCATCGGCTTAGCAAAGGCTATGTTCCCCCAGCAGGTGCTGAAAGAGTCTCCAGACTTCACAAATGGCCGAAATTTTACGAAAAGATGATCTATAAAATGGATTGGTTCAGAAATATTGCCCTTGCCTATGATGAAATGCCTGCGAGCAAAACATTATTGTCCGTTGTGGACAAATTTGAGAAACAGGCAAAGGAGAGCCTAGACGCTCTATTGCATTCCGAATATGTAAATTTAGTCACAAAAGGGAATCAGCATTTTGGATTGGTCCATCAAGATTATGGCTGGTCCAATGGACAAAAGGGAGCCCACGGAATGTGGATCATCGATTTGGATGGAGTTTCCTTTGACTTACCGATTCGTGATCTTCGAAAGCTGATAACCGGAACAATGGCGGATTTATTTACATGGGATCCTGAATGGGTCAAGGAAATGATACTTGCTTACCACAATGAAAATCCTATCACACCAGAGCTTTTTGACATATTAATAATCGACTTATCTTTACCTAATGAATTCTATAAAAATATTAAAGAAATAGTCTATGAGCCTGAAATGTTTCTCAATGCTGAGACATCAGCCCTCATTCATACTATTGATGATTTGGAACAGTCAAAATGGGCTGTACTTGAAGAAATCAAAAAGGATTGGAGCGAATTAATCAAATGA
- a CDS encoding alpha/beta fold hydrolase, translating to MAGYEQRIIHTERGSFEVFISGNGQPLCVTHLYQEFSNSGSSFADCLSPFYKVILVNLKEAGNSSKAHRSTELTMAETVKDLESIRTALGFSTWSFAGHSTGGFLGLTYAASHPEVLDELILCGTSASKEFLEPDNCIYNFKTGTHRKEVTKIFLTLMLPFVSKTKKRSASRKLIELSLHEPEKYDEYFRDRPSSKIIRKRMQAYNKELKTYDVRTELKHIKIPTLIPCGRYDVQCPLIFSKELHEVMPHSQLVIFEHSNHFPFIEEANDFTRAVQDFTNTIIRNDI from the coding sequence TTGGCAGGTTATGAACAAAGAATCATCCATACAGAAAGAGGTTCGTTCGAAGTATTTATCAGCGGTAATGGCCAACCTTTGTGTGTCACACACCTTTACCAGGAATTTTCCAACAGCGGCTCTTCGTTTGCAGATTGTCTATCCCCATTTTACAAAGTCATCTTAGTCAACTTAAAAGAGGCCGGAAATTCATCAAAGGCACACCGTTCAACTGAACTGACCATGGCTGAGACCGTTAAGGATCTTGAAAGCATCCGGACTGCGCTAGGCTTCTCAACATGGTCTTTCGCCGGCCATTCTACCGGCGGCTTTTTAGGATTGACCTATGCCGCCAGCCACCCCGAAGTGTTGGATGAACTTATCTTATGCGGCACTTCTGCATCGAAGGAATTTCTGGAGCCAGACAATTGCATCTATAACTTTAAGACGGGGACACATCGCAAGGAAGTCACCAAGATTTTTCTCACCTTGATGCTTCCATTTGTTTCGAAAACAAAAAAACGCTCAGCCAGCAGGAAGCTGATTGAGCTATCTCTCCATGAACCCGAAAAGTATGATGAGTATTTCCGTGATCGGCCATCCAGTAAGATCATAAGAAAAAGAATGCAGGCGTATAACAAAGAGTTGAAAACCTATGATGTACGAACGGAATTAAAACATATAAAAATTCCCACGCTCATCCCCTGTGGTCGATATGATGTTCAATGCCCTCTGATTTTCTCAAAGGAGCTGCATGAAGTGATGCCGCATTCCCAATTGGTGATTTTTGAACATAGCAATCATTTTCCGTTCATTGAAGAGGCGAACGACTTCACAAGAGCCGTTCAGGATTTTACAAACACGATTATCAGGAATGACATTTAA
- a CDS encoding tRNA U-34 5-methylaminomethyl-2-thiouridine biosynthesis protein, which yields MTKNLLMLFLGAFVSWLAISLVSHNFGVTSLFVFFLWSSIGYGVGKKDVKH from the coding sequence ATGACAAAGAATCTCTTGATGCTATTTTTAGGTGCATTTGTTTCCTGGCTGGCCATCAGCCTGGTTTCACACAATTTTGGGGTAACCAGTTTATTTGTTTTTTTCCTATGGTCCTCTATCGGCTATGGGGTAGGGAAGAAGGATGTAAAGCATTGA
- a CDS encoding UDP-glucose dehydrogenase family protein has product MKIAIIGAGYVGTTTAAAFAHHGHEVFVADNNQEKIKAFQRLKVPFYEDGLEEALKEFIQKNLLSFTTDIKQIIQGCEVIFLAVGTPSLTTGEADLSYIKEAAKEIGRYMNDYKVIVIKSTVPVGTVNYVQEVIQDELKARKSNIPFDTVSNPEFLREGKAMEDAIDPERIVIGSDSERAETIMRTIYKEFRCPNIMCTSPKNAEMIKYASNSFLAAKISFMNELARLCDVLGVDVAEVSKGMGLDSRIGHQFLQAGIGYGGSCFPKDTKALAQIALQRNLSLGIVEAVCAVNETQAQWFLEKAENALGSFSGKQITVLGLTFKPDTDDIREASSLKIIDYLVKKKALISVFDPKGMEHVKKLFPGISYKTDPLQALTNADAAIIATEWKQFTELDWKSAKKVMAQPYIFDGRNSLDPEVMKNLGYVYMGVGRPPL; this is encoded by the coding sequence ATGAAAATAGCAATTATTGGGGCGGGGTATGTTGGAACGACCACTGCTGCAGCGTTTGCCCATCATGGTCATGAAGTGTTTGTCGCTGATAACAATCAAGAAAAAATTAAGGCCTTTCAGCGTTTGAAAGTTCCATTTTATGAAGATGGGCTTGAGGAAGCCTTGAAGGAATTTATTCAGAAAAACCTGCTATCCTTTACCACAGATATTAAACAAATCATTCAAGGTTGCGAAGTCATATTTCTGGCAGTCGGGACTCCTTCACTGACAACCGGCGAAGCTGATCTTTCCTATATAAAGGAAGCAGCCAAAGAAATTGGCAGGTACATGAACGATTATAAAGTCATTGTCATTAAGAGTACCGTACCAGTCGGAACGGTAAATTATGTACAGGAAGTCATTCAGGATGAACTGAAAGCAAGGAAATCCAATATTCCTTTCGACACAGTGTCCAATCCGGAATTTCTGAGGGAAGGAAAAGCAATGGAGGATGCCATCGATCCAGAACGGATCGTCATAGGCAGTGATTCGGAAAGAGCAGAAACAATCATGAGAACCATATACAAGGAATTTAGGTGTCCAAATATTATGTGCACTTCCCCAAAAAATGCTGAAATGATCAAATATGCCTCCAATTCTTTTTTAGCAGCAAAGATTTCATTTATGAATGAACTTGCCAGGCTTTGTGATGTACTTGGCGTTGATGTGGCCGAAGTTTCGAAAGGAATGGGGCTGGACAGCAGGATCGGCCATCAATTTCTACAAGCTGGCATTGGCTATGGGGGATCGTGTTTCCCGAAAGATACAAAAGCGCTGGCCCAAATTGCACTTCAAAGGAATCTTTCGCTTGGAATTGTTGAAGCAGTGTGCGCTGTAAATGAAACGCAGGCACAATGGTTTTTGGAAAAAGCAGAAAACGCACTGGGAAGTTTTTCAGGTAAACAGATAACTGTCTTGGGGCTTACCTTTAAACCGGATACGGATGATATCCGGGAAGCCTCGTCATTGAAAATAATCGATTATTTGGTGAAGAAAAAAGCATTGATTTCAGTTTTTGATCCGAAAGGAATGGAGCATGTAAAAAAGCTGTTTCCAGGCATTAGTTATAAAACAGATCCTTTACAAGCACTTACAAACGCAGATGCAGCAATCATTGCGACCGAATGGAAGCAATTCACCGAATTGGATTGGAAATCAGCTAAAAAGGTAATGGCACAGCCGTATATATTTGATGGAAGAAATTCACTTGACCCCGAAGTGATGAAAAATTTGGGATATGTATATATGGGTGTTGGCAGGCCCCCTCTATAA
- the galU gene encoding UTP--glucose-1-phosphate uridylyltransferase GalU, which translates to MKIRKAIIPAAGLGTRFLPATKALPKEMLPIVDKPAIQYIVEEAVASGIEDIIIISGRNKRSIEDHFDRSYELEENLFQKNKHTLLSQVQQISDLANIHYIRQKEPKGLGDAIYCAKSFIGNEPFAILLGDDVVDSTTPCLKQLMNIFYKYHCSVVGVQTVSEEDVSKYGIIKPKGADIDKNVINVEEVIEKPDSLNAPSRYAVMGRYILMPEIFDILKNLTPGLGGEIQLTDAIQILIQSQTVVAYHFQGKRYDIGNKMGFIRATLDYAMKRTDFRDDVIQYLQQLLAGEQGGE; encoded by the coding sequence ATGAAGATCAGAAAAGCCATCATCCCTGCAGCAGGACTTGGAACAAGATTTCTTCCAGCCACTAAAGCACTGCCAAAAGAAATGCTTCCCATCGTGGATAAACCGGCAATTCAATACATTGTAGAAGAAGCTGTCGCATCAGGTATAGAAGATATCATCATCATCAGCGGAAGAAATAAGCGCTCAATCGAAGATCACTTTGATCGATCGTATGAATTGGAGGAAAATCTTTTTCAAAAAAATAAGCATACACTCCTTTCTCAAGTTCAGCAGATTTCAGATTTGGCCAATATTCATTACATCCGCCAAAAGGAACCAAAGGGGTTGGGTGACGCTATTTATTGTGCAAAAAGCTTTATTGGAAATGAACCATTCGCCATTTTATTGGGTGACGATGTCGTAGACTCAACCACTCCATGTTTAAAACAGTTGATGAACATATTCTACAAATACCATTGCTCGGTGGTGGGAGTCCAGACTGTTTCAGAGGAGGATGTTTCAAAGTATGGCATCATCAAGCCAAAAGGGGCTGATATAGATAAAAATGTCATCAATGTCGAGGAGGTTATCGAAAAACCGGATAGCCTCAATGCCCCTTCACGATACGCGGTTATGGGAAGGTATATTTTGATGCCGGAGATATTTGATATTTTAAAAAACCTTACTCCAGGTTTGGGTGGGGAAATTCAATTGACGGACGCCATACAAATCTTGATTCAATCCCAAACTGTCGTTGCCTATCATTTTCAGGGGAAGAGATATGATATCGGGAATAAGATGGGCTTTATCCGTGCTACATTGGACTACGCCATGAAGCGGACCGATTTTCGAGACGATGTTATTCAATACTTGCAGCAATTACTTGCCGGAGAGCAAGGTGGAGAATAG
- a CDS encoding NAD-dependent epimerase, which yields MQQNDTFVLITGCAGFIGFHVAKKLLAEGVKVVGLDNLNEYYDTKLKEDRLNILKTQSNFHFIKGSIENDELLESIFTQFKFDSVIHLAAQAGVRYSLKNPEVYIQSNLVGFANILECCRTFQIKHLIYASTSSVYGKNKQIPFSCEDRTDHPISLYAATKKANELMAHAYTHLYQLPTTGLRFFTVYGPWGRPDMALFTFAESITKGEPINLFNHGRMKRDFTYIDDVVESIWRILKTPHQPESPNLYRIYNIGNRHPIQLDYFVQLIEEKLGMKAQKNYVAIQPGDVLETYADIDELVKDFGYAPMTSIEDGITRFVEWFKEYY from the coding sequence TTGCAGCAAAATGATACATTCGTTCTGATTACAGGTTGTGCAGGATTCATCGGCTTCCATGTGGCAAAAAAATTGTTGGCAGAAGGGGTCAAAGTTGTTGGACTTGATAATTTAAATGAATATTATGATACGAAGCTGAAAGAAGATCGTTTAAATATATTGAAGACACAATCAAATTTTCACTTTATAAAAGGATCGATCGAAAACGACGAATTGCTTGAAAGCATATTCACTCAATTCAAATTTGACAGTGTCATCCATTTGGCTGCACAGGCTGGTGTTCGATACAGCCTGAAAAATCCGGAGGTCTATATCCAATCGAACCTTGTTGGATTCGCAAACATCCTTGAATGCTGCAGAACCTTTCAAATCAAGCATCTGATATATGCTTCCACCAGTTCTGTCTATGGGAAGAACAAGCAGATCCCATTTTCTTGTGAAGATCGGACGGATCATCCCATCAGTTTATATGCTGCGACGAAAAAAGCAAATGAGCTCATGGCTCATGCATACACCCACTTATATCAACTACCCACAACCGGCTTAAGGTTTTTCACAGTATATGGTCCTTGGGGGAGGCCGGATATGGCTTTATTCACTTTTGCTGAGTCCATAACCAAAGGGGAGCCGATCAACCTCTTTAATCATGGCAGAATGAAGCGGGATTTCACCTACATCGATGACGTGGTGGAATCTATATGGCGAATCTTGAAAACCCCTCATCAGCCCGAATCCCCCAACCTTTACCGCATTTATAATATTGGAAACCGCCATCCAATTCAATTGGACTATTTTGTTCAGCTTATAGAAGAAAAATTGGGTATGAAAGCACAAAAGAATTACGTGGCGATTCAGCCTGGCGATGTGTTGGAAACATATGCTGATATAGATGAATTGGTTAAAGATTTCGGATATGCTCCCATGACATCGATCGAGGATGGAATTACCCGTTTTGTGGAGTGGTTTAAAGAATACTACTAG